In a genomic window of Aeromonas veronii:
- a CDS encoding QacE family quaternary ammonium compound efflux SMR transporter — protein sequence MKGWLFFVIAIVGEVIATSALKSSEGFTKLAPSAVVIIGYGIAFYFLSLVLKSIPVGVAYAVWSGLGVVIITAIAWLLHGQKLDAWGFVGMGLIIAAFLLARSPSWKSLRRPTPW from the coding sequence ATGAAAGGCTGGCTTTTTTTTGTTATCGCAATAGTTGGCGAAGTAATCGCAACATCCGCATTAAAATCTAGCGAGGGCTTTACTAAGCTTGCCCCTTCCGCCGTTGTCATAATCGGTTATGGCATCGCATTTTATTTTCTTTCTCTGGTTCTGAAATCCATCCCTGTCGGTGTTGCTTATGCAGTCTGGTCGGGACTCGGCGTCGTCATAATTACAGCCATTGCCTGGTTGCTTCATGGGCAAAAGCTTGATGCGTGGGGCTTTGTAGGTATGGGGCTCATAATTGCTGCCTTTTTGCTCGCCCGATCCCCATCGTGGAAGTCGCTGCGGAGGCCGACGCCATGGTGA
- the tetR(A) gene encoding tetracycline resistance transcriptional repressor TetR(A), producing MTKLQPNTVIRAALDLLNEVGVDGLTTRKLAERLGVQQPALYWHFRNKRALLDALAEAMLAENHTHSVPRADDDWRSFLIGNARSFRQALLAYRDGARIHAGTRPGAPQMETADAQLRFLCEAGFSAGDAVNALMTISYFTVGAVLEEQAGERGGTVEQAPLSPLLRAAIDAFDEAGPDAAFEQGLAVIVDGLAKRRLVVRNVEGPRKGDD from the coding sequence ATGACAAAGTTGCAGCCGAATACAGTGATCCGTGCCGCCCTGGACCTGTTGAACGAGGTCGGCGTAGACGGTCTGACGACACGCAAACTGGCGGAACGGTTGGGGGTTCAGCAGCCGGCGCTTTACTGGCACTTCAGGAACAAGCGGGCGCTGCTCGACGCACTGGCCGAAGCCATGCTGGCGGAGAATCATACGCATTCGGTGCCGAGAGCCGACGACGACTGGCGCTCATTTCTGATCGGGAATGCCCGCAGCTTCAGGCAGGCGCTGCTCGCCTACCGCGATGGCGCGCGCATCCATGCCGGCACGCGACCGGGCGCACCGCAGATGGAAACGGCCGACGCGCAGCTTCGCTTCCTCTGCGAGGCGGGTTTTTCGGCCGGGGACGCCGTCAATGCGCTGATGACAATCAGCTACTTCACTGTTGGGGCCGTGCTTGAGGAGCAGGCCGGCGAGCGCGGCGGCACCGTTGAACAGGCTCCGCTCTCGCCGCTGTTGCGGGCCGCGATAGACGCCTTCGACGAAGCCGGTCCGGACGCAGCGTTCGAGCAGGGACTCGCGGTGATTGTCGATGGATTGGCGAAAAGGAGGCTCGTTGTCAGGAACGTTGAAGGACCGAGAAAGGGTGACGATTGA
- a CDS encoding relaxase, whose amino-acid sequence MKTAALDLARERQAHEAGARTRATAHERTPQQERQKAAREAERGREAWTLGQGMKKPVAGCYGRLTRWKGGGDVVYMALL is encoded by the coding sequence GTGAAGACGGCCGCCCTGGACCTCGCCCGCGAGCGCCAGGCGCACGAGGCCGGCGCGCGGACCCGCGCCACGGCCCACGAGCGGACGCCGCAGCAGGAGCGCCAGAAGGCCGCCAGAGAGGCCGAGCGCGGCCGTGAGGCTTGGACGCTAGGGCAGGGCATGAAAAAGCCCGTAGCGGGCTGCTACGGGCGTCTGACGCGGTGGAAAGGGGGAGGGGATGTTGTCTACATGGCTCTGCTGTAG
- the dfrA1 gene encoding trimethoprim-resistant dihydrofolate reductase DfrA1, whose protein sequence is MKLSLMVAISKNGVIGNGPDIPWSAKGEQLLFKAITYNQWLLVGRKTFESMGALPNRKYAVVTRSSFTSDNENVLIFPSIKDALTNLKKITDHVIVSGGGEIYKSLIDQVDTLHISTIDIEPEGDVYFPEIPSNFRPVFTQDFASNINYSYQIWQKG, encoded by the coding sequence GTGAAACTATCACTAATGGTAGCTATATCGAAGAATGGAGTTATCGGGAATGGCCCTGATATTCCATGGAGTGCCAAAGGTGAACAGCTCCTGTTTAAAGCTATTACCTATAACCAATGGCTGTTGGTTGGACGCAAGACTTTTGAATCAATGGGAGCATTACCCAACCGAAAGTATGCGGTCGTAACACGTTCAAGTTTTACATCTGACAATGAGAACGTATTGATCTTTCCATCAATTAAAGATGCTTTAACCAACCTAAAGAAAATAACGGATCATGTCATTGTTTCAGGTGGTGGGGAGATATACAAAAGCCTGATCGATCAAGTAGATACACTACATATATCTACAATAGACATCGAGCCGGAAGGTGATGTTTACTTTCCTGAAATCCCCAGCAATTTTAGGCCAGTTTTTACCCAAGACTTCGCCTCTAACATAAATTATAGTTACCAAATCTGGCAAAAGGGTTAA
- a CDS encoding recombinase family protein, producing MRRTKPVAAPMVARVYLRVSTDAQDLERQEAIKAAGYYVAGIYREKASGARADRPELLRMIGDLQPGEVVIAEKIDRISRLPLPEAERLVASIQAKGARLAVPGVVDLSDLAAEAQGVAKIVLEAVQIMLFRLALQMARDDYEDRRERQRQGIELARQAGRYKGRRADPKRRAQVVALRKSGYSINKTAELAGYSAAQVKRIWAEVSQAEAKQHGAFVEDALTEADALAAVGQDERQEERA from the coding sequence ATGCGCAGGACGAAGCCAGTAGCCGCGCCGATGGTGGCGCGGGTCTATCTGCGCGTCAGCACCGACGCGCAGGACTTGGAACGCCAAGAGGCGATCAAGGCCGCCGGCTACTACGTCGCCGGCATCTACCGTGAGAAGGCATCCGGCGCACGCGCCGACCGGCCTGAGCTGCTGCGCATGATCGGCGACCTACAGCCCGGCGAGGTGGTCATTGCCGAGAAGATCGACCGCATCAGCCGCCTACCTTTGCCCGAGGCCGAGCGCCTGGTGGCCTCGATACAGGCCAAAGGCGCACGCCTGGCCGTCCCTGGCGTGGTCGATCTATCCGACCTGGCGGCCGAGGCCCAGGGCGTCGCCAAGATCGTGCTGGAAGCCGTGCAGATCATGCTTTTTCGCCTGGCCTTGCAGATGGCCCGCGACGACTACGAGGACAGGCGCGAACGCCAGCGCCAAGGCATTGAGTTGGCCCGCCAGGCCGGGCGGTACAAGGGCCGCCGTGCTGATCCGAAGCGCCGCGCCCAAGTTGTCGCGCTGCGCAAGTCCGGCTACAGCATCAACAAGACCGCCGAGCTGGCCGGGTACAGTGCGGCCCAGGTGAAACGGATATGGGCCGAGGTCAGCCAGGCCGAAGCGAAGCAGCACGGCGCGTTCGTGGAGGACGCATTGACGGAAGCCGATGCCCTGGCCGCTGTCGGCCAGGATGAGCGCCAGGAGGAAAGGGCATGA
- a CDS encoding cysteine hydrolase encodes MLFPNFSLGEEYEHAPPATNRQISPYLPSGRFRTGLPVEGLAIERGDLFYACPRASVFYGTALDADLRTRGVSTLVMAGISTTGVVLSSVAWASDADYDVRLVQDCCYDPDRDAHEALLRSGFGGRVQVV; translated from the coding sequence GTGCTGTTCCCCAACTTTTCGCTCGGCGAAGAGTATGAACATGCGCCGCCGGCGACGAATCGCCAAATCTCACCGTATCTCCCGAGCGGACGATTTCGCACCGGTCTGCCCGTCGAAGGGCTTGCGATCGAACGGGGCGACCTTTTCTATGCATGTCCGCGAGCCAGCGTCTTTTATGGCACGGCGCTCGACGCCGACCTTCGGACGCGCGGCGTAAGCACGCTTGTCATGGCCGGGATAAGCACCACCGGCGTTGTTCTTTCAAGCGTCGCCTGGGCTAGTGATGCGGACTACGACGTGCGTTTGGTCCAGGACTGCTGCTACGACCCGGATCGGGATGCCCACGAAGCTCTGTTGCGTTCCGGGTTCGGCGGACGTGTACAGGTCGTGTAA
- the floR gene encoding chloramphenicol/florfenicol efflux MFS transporter FloR yields the protein MTTTRPAWAYTLPAALLLMAPFDILASLAMDIYLPVVPAMPGILNTTPAMIQLTLSLYMVMLGVGQVIFGPLSDRIGRRPILLAGATAFVIASLGAAWSSTAPAFVAFRLLQAVGASAMLVATFATVRDVYANRPEGVVIYGLFSSMLAFVPALGPIAGALIGEFLGWQAIFITLAILAMLALLNAGFRWHETRPLDQVKTRRSVLPIFASPAFWVYTVGFSAGMGTYFVFFSTAPGVLIGQAEYSEIGFSFAFATVALVMIVTTRFAKSFVARWGIAGCVARGMALLVCGAVLLGIGELYGSPSFLTFILPMWVVAVGIVFTVSVTANGALAEFDDIAGSAVAFYFCVQSLIVSIVGTLAVALLNGDTAWPVICYATAMAVLVSLGLVLLRLRGAATEKSPVV from the coding sequence ATGACCACCACACGCCCCGCGTGGGCCTATACGCTGCCGGCAGCACTGCTGCTGATGGCTCCTTTCGACATCCTCGCTTCACTGGCGATGGATATTTATCTCCCTGTCGTTCCAGCGATGCCCGGCATCCTGAACACGACGCCCGCTATGATCCAACTCACGTTGAGCCTCTATATGGTGATGCTCGGCGTGGGCCAGGTGATTTTTGGTCCGCTCTCAGACAGAATCGGGCGACGGCCAATTCTACTTGCGGGCGCAACGGCTTTCGTCATTGCGTCTCTGGGAGCAGCTTGGTCTTCAACTGCACCGGCCTTTGTCGCTTTCCGTCTACTTCAAGCAGTGGGCGCGTCGGCCATGCTGGTGGCGACGTTCGCGACGGTTCGCGACGTTTATGCCAACCGTCCTGAGGGTGTCGTCATCTACGGCCTTTTCAGTTCGATGCTGGCGTTCGTGCCTGCGCTCGGCCCTATCGCCGGAGCATTGATCGGCGAGTTCTTGGGATGGCAGGCGATATTCATTACTTTGGCTATACTGGCGATGCTCGCACTCCTAAATGCGGGTTTCAGGTGGCACGAAACCCGCCCTCTGGATCAAGTCAAGACGCGCCGATCTGTCTTGCCGATCTTCGCGAGTCCGGCTTTTTGGGTTTACACTGTCGGCTTTAGCGCCGGTATGGGCACCTACTTCGTCTTCTTCTCGACGGCTCCCGGTGTGCTCATAGGCCAAGCGGAATATTCCGAGATCGGATTCAGCTTTGCCTTCGCCACTGTCGCGCTTGTAATGATCGTGACAACCCGTTTCGCGAAGTCCTTTGTCGCCAGATGGGGCATCGCAGGATGCGTGGCGCGTGGGATGGCGTTGCTTGTTTGCGGAGCGGTCCTGTTGGGGATCGGCGAACTTTACGGCTCGCCGTCATTCCTCACCTTCATCCTACCGATGTGGGTTGTCGCGGTCGGTATTGTCTTCACGGTGTCCGTTACCGCGAACGGCGCTTTGGCAGAGTTCGACGACATCGCGGGATCAGCGGTCGCGTTCTACTTCTGCGTTCAAAGCCTGATAGTCAGCATTGTCGGGACATTGGCGGTGGCACTTTTAAACGGTGACACAGCGTGGCCCGTGATCTGTTACGCCACGGCGATGGCGGTACTGGTTTCGTTGGGGCTGGTGCTCCTTCGGCTCCGTGGGGCTGCCACCGAGAAGTCGCCAGTCGTCTAA
- a CDS encoding LysR family transcriptional regulator, which translates to MRRTNHRNLVNVGILSGRIPLISLVQFIAVAEHLNFRHAAKALGISQSSVSARVKALEDNLGVLLFERHARGVRLTDAGRHFMERVTAGVDQLDHAVKTAE; encoded by the coding sequence ATGCGGCGCACTAACCATCGAAACCTCGTGAATGTCGGTATCCTGTCTGGCAGGATACCGCTCATTTCCCTTGTTCAGTTCATCGCCGTCGCCGAGCATCTGAATTTTCGGCATGCGGCCAAGGCACTTGGTATCAGCCAGTCGAGCGTCAGCGCGCGTGTGAAAGCGCTGGAGGATAACCTTGGTGTCCTGCTATTTGAGCGCCATGCGCGGGGCGTTCGGCTAACAGACGCAGGCAGGCACTTCATGGAGCGTGTCACGGCGGGTGTCGATCAACTCGATCACGCAGTGAAGACCGCGGAGTGA
- a CDS encoding EamA family transporter, protein MSLRTPDLLFTAIAPAIWGSTYIVTTQYLPNFSPMTVAMLRALPAGLLLVMIVRQIPTGIWWMRIFILGALNISLFWSLLFISVYRLPGGVAATVGAVQPLMVVFISAALLGSPIRLMAVLGAICGTAGVALLVLTPNAALDPVGVAAGLAGAVSMAFGTVLTRKWQPPVPLLTFTAWQLAAGGLLLVPVALVFDPPIPMPTGTNVLGLAWLGLIGAGLTYFLWFRGISRLEPTVVSLLGFLSPGTAVLLGWLFLDQTLSALQIIGVLLVIGSIWLGQRSNRTPRARIACRKSP, encoded by the coding sequence ATGTCATTACGCACGCCCGATTTATTGTTCACAGCGATAGCACCTGCCATTTGGGGCAGCACCTACATTGTCACCACCCAATACCTGCCGAACTTCTCACCGATGACGGTCGCGATGCTGCGGGCGTTGCCGGCGGGTTTATTGCTCGTGATGATCGTCCGACAGATTCCAACGGGAATCTGGTGGATGCGCATCTTCATCCTCGGCGCACTTAATATTTCGCTATTCTGGAGTTTGTTGTTTATTTCGGTCTACCGCCTGCCGGGCGGGGTCGCGGCGACGGTAGGCGCTGTGCAGCCGCTGATGGTCGTGTTCATCTCTGCCGCTCTGCTAGGTAGCCCGATACGATTGATGGCGGTCCTGGGGGCTATTTGCGGAACTGCGGGCGTGGCGCTGTTGGTGTTGACACCAAACGCAGCGCTAGATCCTGTCGGCGTCGCAGCGGGCCTGGCGGGGGCGGTTTCCATGGCGTTCGGAACCGTGCTGACCCGCAAGTGGCAACCTCCCGTGCCTCTGCTCACCTTTACCGCCTGGCAACTGGCGGCCGGAGGACTTCTGCTCGTTCCAGTAGCTTTAGTGTTTGATCCGCCAATCCCGATGCCTACAGGAACCAATGTTCTCGGCCTGGCGTGGCTCGGCCTGATCGGAGCGGGTTTAACCTACTTCCTTTGGTTCCGGGGGATCTCGCGACTCGAACCTACAGTTGTTTCCTTACTGGGCTTTCTCAGCCCGGGGACCGCCGTGTTGCTAGGATGGTTGTTCTTGGATCAGACGCTGAGTGCGCTTCAAATCATCGGCGTCCTGCTCGTGATCGGGAGTATCTGGCTGGGCCAACGTTCCAACCGCACTCCTAGGGCGCGTATAGCTTGCCGGAAGTCGCCTTGA
- a CDS encoding IS6-like element IS26 family transposase, with amino-acid sequence MNPFKGRHFQRDIILWAVRWYCKYGISYRELQEMLAERGVNVDHSTIYRWVQRYAPEMEKRLRWYWRNPSDLCPWHMDETYVKVNGRWAYLYRAVDSRGRTVDFYLSSRRNSKAAYRFLGKILNNVKKWQIPRFINTDKAPAYGRALALLKREGRCPSDVEHRQIKYRNNVIECDHGKLKRIIGATLGFKSMKTAYATIKGIEVMRALRKGQASAFYYGDPLGEMRLVSRVFEM; translated from the coding sequence ATGAACCCATTCAAAGGCCGGCATTTTCAGCGTGACATCATTCTGTGGGCCGTACGCTGGTACTGCAAATACGGCATCAGTTACCGTGAGCTGCAGGAGATGCTGGCTGAACGCGGAGTGAATGTCGATCACTCCACGATTTACCGCTGGGTTCAGCGTTATGCGCCTGAAATGGAAAAACGGCTGCGCTGGTACTGGCGTAACCCTTCCGATCTTTGCCCGTGGCACATGGATGAAACCTACGTGAAGGTCAATGGCCGCTGGGCGTATCTGTACCGGGCCGTCGACAGCCGGGGCCGCACTGTCGATTTTTATCTCTCCTCCCGTCGTAACAGCAAAGCTGCATACCGGTTTCTGGGTAAAATCCTCAACAACGTGAAGAAGTGGCAGATCCCGCGATTCATCAACACGGATAAAGCGCCCGCCTATGGTCGCGCGCTTGCTCTGCTCAAACGCGAAGGCCGGTGCCCGTCTGACGTTGAACACCGACAGATTAAGTACCGGAACAACGTGATTGAATGCGATCATGGCAAACTGAAACGGATAATCGGCGCCACGCTGGGATTTAAATCCATGAAGACGGCTTACGCCACCATCAAAGGTATTGAGGTGATGCGTGCACTACGCAAAGGCCAGGCCTCAGCATTTTATTATGGTGATCCCCTGGGCGAAATGCGCCTGGTAAGCAGAGTTTTTGAAATGTAA
- a CDS encoding IS6-like element IS6100 family transposase, producing MTDFKWRHFQGDVILWAVRWYCRYPISYRDLEEMLAERGISVDHTTIYRWVQCYAPEMEKRLRWFWRRGFDPSWRLDETYVKVRGKWTYLYRAVDKRGDTIDFYLSPTRSAKAAKRFLGKALRGLKHWEKPATLNTDKAPSYGAAITELKREGKLDRETAHRQVKYLNNVIEADHGKLKILIKPVRGFKSIPTAYATIKGFEVMRALRKGQARPWCLQPGIRGEVRLVERAFGIGPSALTEAMGMLNHHFAAAA from the coding sequence ATGACGGATTTCAAGTGGCGCCATTTCCAGGGTGATGTGATCCTGTGGGCGGTGCGCTGGTATTGTCGCTATCCGATCAGCTATCGCGACCTTGAGGAAATGCTGGCGGAACGCGGCATTTCGGTCGACCATACGACGATCTATCGCTGGGTCCAGTGCTACGCCCCGGAGATGGAGAAGCGGCTGCGCTGGTTCTGGCGGCGTGGCTTTGATCCGAGCTGGCGCCTGGATGAAACCTACGTCAAGGTGCGGGGCAAGTGGACCTACCTGTACCGGGCAGTCGACAAGCGGGGCGACACGATCGATTTCTACCTGTCGCCGACCCGCAGCGCCAAGGCAGCGAAGCGGTTCCTGGGCAAGGCCCTGCGAGGCCTGAAGCACTGGGAAAAGCCTGCCACGCTCAATACCGACAAAGCGCCGAGCTATGGTGCAGCGATCACCGAATTGAAGCGCGAAGGAAAGCTGGACCGGGAGACGGCCCACCGGCAGGTGAAGTATCTCAATAACGTGATCGAGGCCGATCACGGAAAGCTCAAGATACTGATCAAGCCGGTGCGCGGTTTCAAATCGATCCCCACGGCCTATGCCACGATCAAGGGATTCGAAGTCATGCGAGCCCTGCGCAAAGGACAGGCTCGCCCCTGGTGCCTGCAGCCCGGCATCAGGGGCGAGGTGCGCCTTGTGGAGAGAGCTTTTGGCATTGGGCCCTCGGCGCTGACGGAGGCCATGGGCATGCTCAACCACCATTTCGCAGCAGCCGCCTGA
- a CDS encoding DUF3363 domain-containing protein codes for MNKQIGSDGATWLDRRLIHGETADLAPTGFGQQVREAMDQRREHHIEQGDATRSRDSRVFYRRNLLAILREREVAGVGSDMALSKGLPFRAATDGESVSGKFTGTVHLSSGKFAVVEKSHEFTLVPWRPIIDRQLGREVMGIVQGGSVSWQLGRQRGLER; via the coding sequence CTGAACAAACAGATCGGATCGGACGGCGCGACCTGGCTGGACCGGCGGCTGATCCACGGCGAGACGGCCGACCTTGCGCCAACCGGCTTCGGGCAACAAGTCCGCGAAGCCATGGACCAGCGCCGCGAGCACCATATCGAACAGGGCGACGCCACCCGCAGCCGGGACAGCCGCGTCTTCTACCGGCGCAACCTTCTCGCCATCCTGCGGGAGCGCGAGGTAGCCGGCGTCGGATCGGATATGGCTTTGAGTAAGGGCCTGCCGTTCCGCGCCGCCACGGACGGCGAGAGCGTCAGCGGCAAGTTTACCGGAACCGTGCATCTATCGAGCGGCAAGTTCGCCGTGGTCGAGAAATCCCATGAGTTCACCCTTGTCCCGTGGCGGCCGATCATCGACCGCCAACTCGGCCGCGAGGTTATGGGCATCGTGCAGGGCGGGTCGGTGTCGTGGCAGTTAGGGCGGCAGAGGGGGCTGGAACGCTGA
- a CDS encoding IS91-like element ISVsa3 family transposase: protein MPHVAARTASRDRDTGRYQSHRPEQTLLYQIVDEYYPAFAALMAEQGKELPGYVQREFEEFLQCGRLEHGFLRVRCESCHAEHLVAFSCKRRGFCPSCGARRMAESAALLVDEVLPEQPMRQWVLSFPFQLRFLFASRPEIMGWVLGIVYRVIATHLVKKAGHTHQVAKTGAVTLIQRFGSALNLNVHFHMLFLDGVYVEQSHGSARFRWVKAPTSPELTQLTHTIAHRVGRYLERQGLLERDVENSYLASDAVDDDPMTPLLGHSITYRIAVGSQAGRKVFTLQTLPTSGDPFGDGIGKVAGFSLHAGVAARADERKKLERLCRYISRPAVSEKRLSLTRGGNVRYQLKTPYRDGTTHVIFEPLDFIARLAALVPKPRVNLTRFHGVFAPNSRHRALVTPAKRGRGNKVRVADEPATPAQRRASMTWAQRLKRVFNIDIETCSGCGGAMKVIACIEDPIVIKQILDHLKHKAETSGTRALPESRAPPAELLLGLFD, encoded by the coding sequence ATGCCTCATGTGGCGGCCAGGACGGCCAGCCGGGATCGGGATACTGGTCGTTACCAGAGCCACCGACCCGAGCAAACCCTTCTCTATCAGATCGTTGACGAGTATTACCCGGCATTCGCTGCGCTTATGGCAGAGCAGGGAAAGGAATTGCCGGGCTATGTGCAACGGGAATTTGAAGAATTTCTCCAATGCGGGCGGCTGGAGCATGGCTTTCTACGGGTTCGCTGCGAGTCTTGCCACGCCGAGCACCTGGTCGCTTTCAGCTGTAAGCGTCGCGGTTTCTGCCCGAGCTGTGGGGCGCGGCGGATGGCCGAAAGTGCCGCCTTGCTGGTTGATGAAGTACTGCCTGAACAACCCATGCGTCAGTGGGTGTTGAGCTTCCCGTTTCAGCTGCGTTTCCTGTTTGCCAGCCGGCCCGAGATCATGGGGTGGGTGCTGGGCATCGTTTACCGCGTCATTGCCACGCACCTGGTCAAGAAAGCGGGCCATACCCACCAAGTGGCCAAGACGGGCGCGGTCACCCTGATCCAGCGTTTTGGATCGGCGCTCAATCTGAATGTTCACTTCCACATGCTGTTTCTCGACGGTGTGTATGTCGAGCAATCCCACGGCTCAGCGCGTTTCCGCTGGGTCAAGGCGCCGACCAGCCCAGAGCTCACCCAGCTGACGCACACCATCGCCCACCGGGTGGGTCGCTATCTGGAACGGCAAGGCCTGCTGGAACGGGATGTCGAAAACAGCTATCTGGCCTCGGATGCGGTGGATGACGACCCGATGACACCCCTGCTGGGGCACTCGATCACTTACCGTATCGCTGTCGGTTCACAGGCGGGGCGAAAGGTGTTCACTTTGCAAACTCTGCCGACCAGTGGTGATCCGTTCGGTGACGGGATTGGCAAGGTAGCCGGGTTCAGCCTGCACGCCGGCGTGGCGGCCAGGGCCGATGAACGCAAGAAGCTCGAACGGCTGTGCCGGTACATCAGCCGCCCGGCGGTATCCGAGAAGCGGCTGTCGTTAACACGAGGCGGCAACGTGCGCTACCAGCTCAAGACGCCGTACCGGGACGGCACCACGCACGTCATTTTCGAACCATTGGATTTCATTGCAAGGCTGGCCGCCCTGGTACCGAAGCCCAGAGTCAACCTAACCCGCTTCCACGGGGTGTTCGCACCCAACAGTCGGCACCGGGCGTTGGTCACGCCGGCAAAACGGGGCAGGGGCAACAAGGTCAGGGTGGCTGATGAACCGGCAACACCAGCACAACGGCGAGCGTCGATGACATGGGCGCAACGGCTCAAGCGTGTTTTCAATATCGACATCGAGACCTGCAGCGGCTGCGGCGGCGCCATGAAAGTCATCGCCTGCATTGAAGACCCTATAGTGATCAAGCAGATCCTTGATCACCTGAAGCACAAAGCCGAAACCAGCGGGACCAGGGCGTTACCCGAAAGCCGGGCGCCACCGGCTGAGCTGCTCCTGGGTCTGTTTGACTGA
- the sul1 gene encoding sulfonamide-resistant dihydropteroate synthase Sul1 gives MVTVFGILNLTEDSFFDESRRLDPAGAVTAAIEMLRVGSDVVDVGPAASHPDARPVSPADEIRRIAPLLDALSDQMHRVSIDSFQPETQRYALKRGVGYLNDIQGFPDPALYPDIAEADCRLVVMHSAQRDGIATRTGHLRPEDALDEIVRFFEARVSALRRSGVAADRLILDPGMGFFLSPAPETSLHVLSNLQKLKSALGLPLLVSVSRKSFLGATVGLPVKDLGPASLAAELHAIGNGADYVRTHAPGDLRSAITFSETLAKFRSRDARDRGLDHA, from the coding sequence ATGGTGACGGTGTTCGGCATTCTGAATCTCACCGAGGACTCCTTCTTCGATGAGAGCCGGCGGCTAGACCCCGCCGGCGCTGTCACCGCGGCGATCGAAATGCTGCGAGTCGGATCAGACGTCGTGGATGTCGGACCGGCCGCCAGCCATCCGGACGCGAGGCCTGTATCGCCGGCCGATGAGATCAGACGTATTGCGCCGCTCTTAGACGCCCTGTCCGATCAGATGCACCGTGTTTCAATCGACAGCTTCCAACCGGAAACCCAGCGCTATGCGCTCAAGCGCGGCGTGGGCTACCTGAACGATATCCAAGGATTTCCTGACCCTGCGCTCTATCCCGATATTGCTGAGGCGGACTGCAGGCTGGTGGTTATGCACTCAGCGCAGCGGGATGGCATCGCCACCCGCACCGGTCACCTTCGACCCGAAGACGCGCTCGACGAGATTGTGCGGTTCTTCGAGGCGCGGGTTTCCGCCTTGCGACGGAGCGGGGTCGCTGCCGACCGGCTCATCCTCGATCCGGGGATGGGATTTTTCTTGAGCCCCGCACCGGAAACATCGCTGCACGTGCTGTCGAACCTTCAAAAGCTGAAGTCGGCGTTGGGGCTTCCGCTATTGGTCTCGGTGTCGCGGAAATCCTTCTTGGGCGCCACCGTTGGCCTTCCTGTAAAGGATCTGGGTCCAGCGAGCCTTGCGGCGGAACTTCACGCGATCGGCAATGGCGCTGACTACGTCCGCACCCACGCGCCTGGAGATCTGCGAAGCGCAATCACCTTCTCGGAAACCCTCGCGAAATTTCGCAGTCGCGACGCCAGAGACCGAGGGTTAGATCATGCCTAG